A part of Doryrhamphus excisus isolate RoL2022-K1 chromosome 8, RoL_Dexc_1.0, whole genome shotgun sequence genomic DNA contains:
- the usp16 gene encoding ubiquitin carboxyl-terminal hydrolase 16 isoform X3 — protein sequence MGKKRAKDRGSREDDDVEMIVCRHIRKGADQTVLKKISGNSDWTSCQDCKHEENKENICTGPSRDAEDEKEAATSVWMCMKCGHRGCGRSSENQHAIKHYETPRSDPHCVVISLDSWSVWCYECDDEVQYSRSSQLAQLVNNIKKKSQSDLVDNAQKIEASAVEESRKQALEEDEDKENKENQRRDRKSAKTEPRNSISAAEDSSGVPVRGLSNLGNTCFFNAVIQKPVVVQLDQPGSLTVAMYQLLNEIQDSKKGVVTPRELFTQVCKKATRFKGFQQQDSQELLRYLLDGMRAEETKRVSVAVTEALKQSVTDGEQLKSVVKEYERNGIPKNFVDQVFGGEMTSTIMCQQCKTVSVVTEMFLDLSLPVSDQGYRKNQKKVVQKGRDMSEDGRESQSEDVPTGSKYQQKKAKKQAKKQAKHQKRQQKLESRVILSSVTSSSGTERQQGGSAEVAENSAQASNLNTKEEVRPDEEKDDSSINRFVTLTETRRSDATFQDDDEDDADARLVGEMEKINLNDAFIDSYVLETCVESEDEAQEEAKEYTVVNQDPELAFQTLASRASPDTQECSVESCLFHFTEEETLSQNNSLLCVTCTKRQASKDKAAGSKNIYTEALKQMLISSPPPVLTLHLKRFQQNGYSICKVNRHVPFPLILDLAPFCALKSKNVPEGENHILYSLYGIVEHSGTMRSGHYKAYVKVRQQSCVSSSGRLVAEGGSWFHISDTSVQPVSESKVQSSQAYLLFYERLR from the exons ATGGGCAAGAAAAGGGCTAAGGACAGAGGCTCCAGAGAGGATGATGACGTTGAGATGATAG TTTGCAGGCACATTAGGAAAGGAGCAGACCAAACTGTCCTGAAGAAGATATCTGGGAACTCCGATTGGACAAGTTGCCAGGATTGtaaacatgaagaaaacaaGGAGAACATCTGCACCGGCCCTTCTAGGGACGCAGAGGATGAGAAAGAAGCAGCGACATCCGTGTGGATGTGCATGAAATGTGGCCACCGA GGATGTGGGCGAAGCTCTGAGAACCAGCACGCCATCAAACATTATGAAACCCCTCGCTCGGATCCTCACTGCGTGGTCATCAGTTTGGACAGCTGGAGCGTTTG GTGCTACGAGTGCGACGACGAAGTCCAGTACTCCAGAAGCAGTCAGCTGGCTCAGCTGGTGAACAACATCAAAAAGAAATCACAGTCGGATCTGGTAGACAACGCACAGAAAATAG AagccagcgctgtggaggaatctCGAAAGCAAGCCCTGGAGGAAGACGAGGACAAGGAGAACAAGGAGAACCAGAGGCGTGACAGGAAAAGCGCCAAGACGGAGCCTCGGAACTCCATCAGTGCAGCGGAAGACAGCAGCGGCGTTCCCGTGAGGGGACTGAGCAACCTGGGAAACACGTGCTTCTTCAATGCCGTCATCCAG AAGCCTGTTGTGGTGCAACTGGACCAGCCTGGATCGCTGACTGTGGCCATGTATCAGCTGCTCAATGAGATCCAAGATTCAAAGAAGGGCGTGGTGACGCCGCGGGAGCTGTTCACACAAGTTTGTAAAAA GGCTACAAGGTTCAAGGGCTTTCAGCAGCAGGACAGCCAGGAGCTCCTGCGCTACCTGTTGGACGGGATGAGAGCGGAGGAGACCAAA AGGGTTAGCGTTGCCGTCACAGAGGCACTCAAGCAATCGGTCACGGATGGAGAGCAGCTCAAGTCTGTTGTGAAAG AGTACGAGAGAAACGGCATCCCCAAGAACTTTGTCGATCAGGTGTTTGGCGGCGAAATGACCAGCACGATCATGTGTCAGCAGTGTAAGACG GTCTCTGTGGTCACTGAGATGTTTCTGGACCTTTCTCTTCCTGTGTCTGATCAA GGTTACAGGAAGAACCAGAAGAAAGTGGTCCAGAAAGGCCGCGACATGAGCGAGGACGGCAGGGAAAGTCAAAGTGAAGACGTTCCCACGGGGAGCAAGTACCAGCAGAAGAAAGCCAAGAAGCAGGCCAAGAAGCAAGCAAAG CATCAAAAGAGGCAGCAGAAGCTGGAGAGCAGAGTCATTTTGAGCAGTGTGACATCGTCAAGCGGCACGGAGCGCCAACAGGGCGGCTCTGCTGAGGTTGCTGAGAATTCTGCGCAGGCAAGCAACCTGAACACCAAAGAGGAGGTCCGGCCTGACGAGGAGAAAGACGACTCATCAATCAATCGCTTCGTCACCTTAACCGAGACGCGGCGCTCCGACGCCACCTTTCAAGACGACGACGAAGACGATGCCGATGCTCGGCTGGTTGGCGAGATGGAGAAAATCAACCTGAACGATGCCTTCATCGACTCGTACGTGTTGGAAACGTGTGTTGAGAGCGAGGATGAAGCGCAGGAGGAGGCCAAGGAATACACAGTAGTCAACCAGGACCCGGAGCTGGCCTTCCAGACTCTGGCCAGCAGGGCTTCCCCCGACACGCAGGAGTGCTCGGTGGAGTCGTGTCTGTTCCACTTCACAGAAGAAGAAACCCTCAGCCAGAACAACAGCCTCCTGTGCGTCACCTGCACCAAACGGCAGGCTAGCAAGGACAAAGCTGCAG GATCTAAGAACATCTACACTGAAGCCTTGAAGCAAATGCTTATTTCCTCTCCACCGCCGGTTCTGACGCTTCACCTGAAGAGATTTCAACAG AACGGCTACAGTATATGTAAGGTGAACCGACATGTCCCCTTCCCTCTTATACTGGATCTCGCCCCTTTTTGTGCCCTCAAAAGTAAG AACGTGCCAGAAGGTGAAAATCATATTTTGTACAGCCTGTACGGCATCGTAGAGCACAGCGGCACAATGAGGTCCGGTCACTACAAGGCGTACGTGAAAGTACGACAGCAGAGCTGCGTCTCATCCTCCGGCAGACTGGTGGCAGAAG GAGGATCGTGGTTCCACATCAGCGACACGAGCGTGCAGCCCGTGAGCGAGAGCAAAGTGCAGAGCAGCCAAGCCTACCTCCTGTTCTACGAGAGGCTACGCTAA
- the rwdd2b gene encoding RWD domain-containing protein 2B gives MSFQEWAASQLAEIELLSSMFPTHEELEIVDHLAMAELRDYVDGSSSSPPPSSRPQFVIKQKLQDDSTEGVDFLLSCTFPSEYPSIIPELTVRSSGLSRAQRTQLHAGLNAYLTEACLGEVCVLSAVDWLRDNLQGFGNKRGSSVPPERDAASPQRQEAFSRLWIYSHHIYNSTKRKNILEWAKELGLTGFSMPGKPGIVCVEGPQPACEEFWSRVKLLTWKRIMIRHREDISLLGRSVDSLRKFSGFEEAVFDPHGTRGNHMDLGLLYRFLQEKGCCDVFQMYFGIEGR, from the exons ATGTCGTTCCAAGAGTGGGCTGCATCTCAGCTTGCAGAGATAGAACTTCTCAGCAGCATGTTCCCCACGCATGAAGAGTTGGAGATTGTGGACCACCTGGCCATGGCCGAGCTCCGCGACTACGTGGAcgggtcatcatcatcaccacctccGTCCTCCAGACCCCAGTTCGTCATCAAGCAGAAGCTACAGGATGACAGCACCGAGGGA GTGGATTTTCTACTGTCCTGTACCTTTCCATCAGAATATCCCAGTATCATCCCAGAGTTAACAGTCAG GTCTTCTGGACTGAGCCGAGCCCAGCGGACGCAGCTGCACGCCGGTCTCAACGCGTACCTCACGGAAGCCTGCCTGGGGGAAGTGTGCGTGCTGTCAGCGGTGGACTGGCTGAGAGACAACCTGCAGGGCTTCGGTAACAAGAGGGGCTCATCGGTGCCCCCCGAGAGGGACGCGGCCTCGCCGCAGCGGCAGGAAGCCTTCAGTCGACTGTGGATCTACAGCCATCACATCTACAACAGCACCAAGAGGAAGAACATCTTGGAGTGGGCCAAAGAGCTCGGCTTGACTGGGTTCAGCATGCCTGGGAAGCCTGGGATTGTTTGTGTGGAGGGTCCACAGCCGGCCTGCGAGGAGTTCTGGTCCAG AGTGAAGCTTCTGACATGGAAGCGGATCATGATTCGACACAGAGAAGACATTTCCCTGCTGGGCAGAAGTGTGGACTCCCTGCGCAAGTTCTCAGGCTTTGAGGAGGCCGTGTTTGACCCTCACGGGACCAGAGGCAACCACATGGACCTGGGCCTACTCTACCGGTTTTTGCAGGAGAAAGGCTGCTGCGATGTCTTCCAAATGTATTTCGGTATCGAAGGCAGGTAG
- the usp16 gene encoding ubiquitin carboxyl-terminal hydrolase 16 isoform X1, producing the protein MGKKRAKDRGSREDDDVEMIVCRHIRKGADQTVLKKISGNSDWTSCQDCKHEENKENICTGPSRDAEDEKEAATSVWMCMKCGHRGCGRSSENQHAIKHYETPRSDPHCVVISLDSWSVWCYECDDEVQYSRSSQLAQLVNNIKKKSQSDLVDNAQKIEASAVEESRKQALEEDEDKENKENQRRDRKSAKTEPRNSISAAEDSSGVPVRGLSNLGNTCFFNAVIQNLSQTHLLRQTLSKVIDDKTELSVPPAVTSTLKPVVVQLDQPGSLTVAMYQLLNEIQDSKKGVVTPRELFTQVCKKATRFKGFQQQDSQELLRYLLDGMRAEETKRVSVAVTEALKQSVTDGEQLKSVVKEYERNGIPKNFVDQVFGGEMTSTIMCQQCKTVSVVTEMFLDLSLPVSDQGYRKNQKKVVQKGRDMSEDGRESQSEDVPTGSKYQQKKAKKQAKKQAKHQKRQQKLESRVILSSVTSSSGTERQQGGSAEVAENSAQASNLNTKEEVRPDEEKDDSSINRFVTLTETRRSDATFQDDDEDDADARLVGEMEKINLNDAFIDSYVLETCVESEDEAQEEAKEYTVVNQDPELAFQTLASRASPDTQECSVESCLFHFTEEETLSQNNSLLCVTCTKRQASKDKAAGSKNIYTEALKQMLISSPPPVLTLHLKRFQQNGYSICKVNRHVPFPLILDLAPFCALKSKNVPEGENHILYSLYGIVEHSGTMRSGHYKAYVKVRQQSCVSSSGRLVAEGGSWFHISDTSVQPVSESKVQSSQAYLLFYERLR; encoded by the exons ATGGGCAAGAAAAGGGCTAAGGACAGAGGCTCCAGAGAGGATGATGACGTTGAGATGATAG TTTGCAGGCACATTAGGAAAGGAGCAGACCAAACTGTCCTGAAGAAGATATCTGGGAACTCCGATTGGACAAGTTGCCAGGATTGtaaacatgaagaaaacaaGGAGAACATCTGCACCGGCCCTTCTAGGGACGCAGAGGATGAGAAAGAAGCAGCGACATCCGTGTGGATGTGCATGAAATGTGGCCACCGA GGATGTGGGCGAAGCTCTGAGAACCAGCACGCCATCAAACATTATGAAACCCCTCGCTCGGATCCTCACTGCGTGGTCATCAGTTTGGACAGCTGGAGCGTTTG GTGCTACGAGTGCGACGACGAAGTCCAGTACTCCAGAAGCAGTCAGCTGGCTCAGCTGGTGAACAACATCAAAAAGAAATCACAGTCGGATCTGGTAGACAACGCACAGAAAATAG AagccagcgctgtggaggaatctCGAAAGCAAGCCCTGGAGGAAGACGAGGACAAGGAGAACAAGGAGAACCAGAGGCGTGACAGGAAAAGCGCCAAGACGGAGCCTCGGAACTCCATCAGTGCAGCGGAAGACAGCAGCGGCGTTCCCGTGAGGGGACTGAGCAACCTGGGAAACACGTGCTTCTTCAATGCCGTCATCCAG AACCTCTCTCAGACACATCTGCTGAGGCAGACTCTCAGCAAAGTTATAGACGACAAGACCGAGCTGAGCGTCCCACCTGCTGTCACCTCCACACTG AAGCCTGTTGTGGTGCAACTGGACCAGCCTGGATCGCTGACTGTGGCCATGTATCAGCTGCTCAATGAGATCCAAGATTCAAAGAAGGGCGTGGTGACGCCGCGGGAGCTGTTCACACAAGTTTGTAAAAA GGCTACAAGGTTCAAGGGCTTTCAGCAGCAGGACAGCCAGGAGCTCCTGCGCTACCTGTTGGACGGGATGAGAGCGGAGGAGACCAAA AGGGTTAGCGTTGCCGTCACAGAGGCACTCAAGCAATCGGTCACGGATGGAGAGCAGCTCAAGTCTGTTGTGAAAG AGTACGAGAGAAACGGCATCCCCAAGAACTTTGTCGATCAGGTGTTTGGCGGCGAAATGACCAGCACGATCATGTGTCAGCAGTGTAAGACG GTCTCTGTGGTCACTGAGATGTTTCTGGACCTTTCTCTTCCTGTGTCTGATCAA GGTTACAGGAAGAACCAGAAGAAAGTGGTCCAGAAAGGCCGCGACATGAGCGAGGACGGCAGGGAAAGTCAAAGTGAAGACGTTCCCACGGGGAGCAAGTACCAGCAGAAGAAAGCCAAGAAGCAGGCCAAGAAGCAAGCAAAG CATCAAAAGAGGCAGCAGAAGCTGGAGAGCAGAGTCATTTTGAGCAGTGTGACATCGTCAAGCGGCACGGAGCGCCAACAGGGCGGCTCTGCTGAGGTTGCTGAGAATTCTGCGCAGGCAAGCAACCTGAACACCAAAGAGGAGGTCCGGCCTGACGAGGAGAAAGACGACTCATCAATCAATCGCTTCGTCACCTTAACCGAGACGCGGCGCTCCGACGCCACCTTTCAAGACGACGACGAAGACGATGCCGATGCTCGGCTGGTTGGCGAGATGGAGAAAATCAACCTGAACGATGCCTTCATCGACTCGTACGTGTTGGAAACGTGTGTTGAGAGCGAGGATGAAGCGCAGGAGGAGGCCAAGGAATACACAGTAGTCAACCAGGACCCGGAGCTGGCCTTCCAGACTCTGGCCAGCAGGGCTTCCCCCGACACGCAGGAGTGCTCGGTGGAGTCGTGTCTGTTCCACTTCACAGAAGAAGAAACCCTCAGCCAGAACAACAGCCTCCTGTGCGTCACCTGCACCAAACGGCAGGCTAGCAAGGACAAAGCTGCAG GATCTAAGAACATCTACACTGAAGCCTTGAAGCAAATGCTTATTTCCTCTCCACCGCCGGTTCTGACGCTTCACCTGAAGAGATTTCAACAG AACGGCTACAGTATATGTAAGGTGAACCGACATGTCCCCTTCCCTCTTATACTGGATCTCGCCCCTTTTTGTGCCCTCAAAAGTAAG AACGTGCCAGAAGGTGAAAATCATATTTTGTACAGCCTGTACGGCATCGTAGAGCACAGCGGCACAATGAGGTCCGGTCACTACAAGGCGTACGTGAAAGTACGACAGCAGAGCTGCGTCTCATCCTCCGGCAGACTGGTGGCAGAAG GAGGATCGTGGTTCCACATCAGCGACACGAGCGTGCAGCCCGTGAGCGAGAGCAAAGTGCAGAGCAGCCAAGCCTACCTCCTGTTCTACGAGAGGCTACGCTAA
- the usp16 gene encoding ubiquitin carboxyl-terminal hydrolase 16 isoform X2, whose translation MGKKRAKDRGSREDDDVEMIVCRHIRKGADQTVLKKISGNSDWTSCQDCKHEENKENICTGPSRDAEDEKEAATSVWMCMKCGHRGCGRSSENQHAIKHYETPRSDPHCVVISLDSWSVWCYECDDEVQYSRSSQLAQLVNNIKKKSQSDLVDNAQKIASAVEESRKQALEEDEDKENKENQRRDRKSAKTEPRNSISAAEDSSGVPVRGLSNLGNTCFFNAVIQNLSQTHLLRQTLSKVIDDKTELSVPPAVTSTLKPVVVQLDQPGSLTVAMYQLLNEIQDSKKGVVTPRELFTQVCKKATRFKGFQQQDSQELLRYLLDGMRAEETKRVSVAVTEALKQSVTDGEQLKSVVKEYERNGIPKNFVDQVFGGEMTSTIMCQQCKTVSVVTEMFLDLSLPVSDQGYRKNQKKVVQKGRDMSEDGRESQSEDVPTGSKYQQKKAKKQAKKQAKHQKRQQKLESRVILSSVTSSSGTERQQGGSAEVAENSAQASNLNTKEEVRPDEEKDDSSINRFVTLTETRRSDATFQDDDEDDADARLVGEMEKINLNDAFIDSYVLETCVESEDEAQEEAKEYTVVNQDPELAFQTLASRASPDTQECSVESCLFHFTEEETLSQNNSLLCVTCTKRQASKDKAAGSKNIYTEALKQMLISSPPPVLTLHLKRFQQNGYSICKVNRHVPFPLILDLAPFCALKSKNVPEGENHILYSLYGIVEHSGTMRSGHYKAYVKVRQQSCVSSSGRLVAEGGSWFHISDTSVQPVSESKVQSSQAYLLFYERLR comes from the exons ATGGGCAAGAAAAGGGCTAAGGACAGAGGCTCCAGAGAGGATGATGACGTTGAGATGATAG TTTGCAGGCACATTAGGAAAGGAGCAGACCAAACTGTCCTGAAGAAGATATCTGGGAACTCCGATTGGACAAGTTGCCAGGATTGtaaacatgaagaaaacaaGGAGAACATCTGCACCGGCCCTTCTAGGGACGCAGAGGATGAGAAAGAAGCAGCGACATCCGTGTGGATGTGCATGAAATGTGGCCACCGA GGATGTGGGCGAAGCTCTGAGAACCAGCACGCCATCAAACATTATGAAACCCCTCGCTCGGATCCTCACTGCGTGGTCATCAGTTTGGACAGCTGGAGCGTTTG GTGCTACGAGTGCGACGACGAAGTCCAGTACTCCAGAAGCAGTCAGCTGGCTCAGCTGGTGAACAACATCAAAAAGAAATCACAGTCGGATCTGGTAGACAACGCACAGAAAATAG ccagcgctgtggaggaatctCGAAAGCAAGCCCTGGAGGAAGACGAGGACAAGGAGAACAAGGAGAACCAGAGGCGTGACAGGAAAAGCGCCAAGACGGAGCCTCGGAACTCCATCAGTGCAGCGGAAGACAGCAGCGGCGTTCCCGTGAGGGGACTGAGCAACCTGGGAAACACGTGCTTCTTCAATGCCGTCATCCAG AACCTCTCTCAGACACATCTGCTGAGGCAGACTCTCAGCAAAGTTATAGACGACAAGACCGAGCTGAGCGTCCCACCTGCTGTCACCTCCACACTG AAGCCTGTTGTGGTGCAACTGGACCAGCCTGGATCGCTGACTGTGGCCATGTATCAGCTGCTCAATGAGATCCAAGATTCAAAGAAGGGCGTGGTGACGCCGCGGGAGCTGTTCACACAAGTTTGTAAAAA GGCTACAAGGTTCAAGGGCTTTCAGCAGCAGGACAGCCAGGAGCTCCTGCGCTACCTGTTGGACGGGATGAGAGCGGAGGAGACCAAA AGGGTTAGCGTTGCCGTCACAGAGGCACTCAAGCAATCGGTCACGGATGGAGAGCAGCTCAAGTCTGTTGTGAAAG AGTACGAGAGAAACGGCATCCCCAAGAACTTTGTCGATCAGGTGTTTGGCGGCGAAATGACCAGCACGATCATGTGTCAGCAGTGTAAGACG GTCTCTGTGGTCACTGAGATGTTTCTGGACCTTTCTCTTCCTGTGTCTGATCAA GGTTACAGGAAGAACCAGAAGAAAGTGGTCCAGAAAGGCCGCGACATGAGCGAGGACGGCAGGGAAAGTCAAAGTGAAGACGTTCCCACGGGGAGCAAGTACCAGCAGAAGAAAGCCAAGAAGCAGGCCAAGAAGCAAGCAAAG CATCAAAAGAGGCAGCAGAAGCTGGAGAGCAGAGTCATTTTGAGCAGTGTGACATCGTCAAGCGGCACGGAGCGCCAACAGGGCGGCTCTGCTGAGGTTGCTGAGAATTCTGCGCAGGCAAGCAACCTGAACACCAAAGAGGAGGTCCGGCCTGACGAGGAGAAAGACGACTCATCAATCAATCGCTTCGTCACCTTAACCGAGACGCGGCGCTCCGACGCCACCTTTCAAGACGACGACGAAGACGATGCCGATGCTCGGCTGGTTGGCGAGATGGAGAAAATCAACCTGAACGATGCCTTCATCGACTCGTACGTGTTGGAAACGTGTGTTGAGAGCGAGGATGAAGCGCAGGAGGAGGCCAAGGAATACACAGTAGTCAACCAGGACCCGGAGCTGGCCTTCCAGACTCTGGCCAGCAGGGCTTCCCCCGACACGCAGGAGTGCTCGGTGGAGTCGTGTCTGTTCCACTTCACAGAAGAAGAAACCCTCAGCCAGAACAACAGCCTCCTGTGCGTCACCTGCACCAAACGGCAGGCTAGCAAGGACAAAGCTGCAG GATCTAAGAACATCTACACTGAAGCCTTGAAGCAAATGCTTATTTCCTCTCCACCGCCGGTTCTGACGCTTCACCTGAAGAGATTTCAACAG AACGGCTACAGTATATGTAAGGTGAACCGACATGTCCCCTTCCCTCTTATACTGGATCTCGCCCCTTTTTGTGCCCTCAAAAGTAAG AACGTGCCAGAAGGTGAAAATCATATTTTGTACAGCCTGTACGGCATCGTAGAGCACAGCGGCACAATGAGGTCCGGTCACTACAAGGCGTACGTGAAAGTACGACAGCAGAGCTGCGTCTCATCCTCCGGCAGACTGGTGGCAGAAG GAGGATCGTGGTTCCACATCAGCGACACGAGCGTGCAGCCCGTGAGCGAGAGCAAAGTGCAGAGCAGCCAAGCCTACCTCCTGTTCTACGAGAGGCTACGCTAA
- the LOC131134332 gene encoding transcription regulator protein BACH1-like produces MFLQGQRASVFTFQSAVHSAHVLQCLNEQRQRDVLCDVTVVVEDRSFRAHSSVLASCSEYFHSCIAGDSRHNAVVTLPHKVTVQGFEPLLQFAYTSKLLFSKENIHAVQSCAKFLGFHNLELACFDFLIPKFSEGKPHEVKQAVCCQGRDQATSGAKSQTDFTHLLPRGRDGDFCLETCGPQMPSLPLELSASVVCPMLSLPDQDAAGHPSQMCLAVEDVCSQSQVSLTDCGLPCELSAEEDLDPQDLMQPGVEDAVERLGMDPNCGLGSCPLGSEACAQLLEQSQPDKDEGFPGRSREEREVAEHLAKGFWSDLCQSQAQTLPPLDSVDHSSPEKASEFHWLKQLDLSSNPADCPFLRELDASEDPNSRTDTLSQSEKSPCVSSLNSGEDSDMDTDGDTEANSRRAAEMQLPFPVEQISALSRSAFQQLLKRHHMSPEQLEFVHDVRRRSKNRAAAQRCRKRKMESIHQLDGEIKILKSEKEKLLQERAELEQNLEETRQSLCRLCKSVELTSDQDHMQFLAKLSSPDSSPLPHAACNNK; encoded by the exons ATGTTCCTCCAAGGTCAGCGTGCCTCGGTGTTCACCTTTCAGTCGGCCGTGCACAGCGCTCACGTGCTGCAGTGTCTCAACGAGCAGCGGCAGCGGGACGTCTTGTGTGACGTGACTGTGGTGGTGGAGGACAGGAGCTTTCGGGCCCACTCCTCCGTCTTGGCCTCCTGTAGCGAGTACTTCCACAGCTGTATTGCCGGCGACTCCAGACACAATGCCGTTGTCACCCTGCCTCACAAG GTGACGGTGCAAGGCTTCGAACCTCTGCTGCAGTTTGCCTACACGTCCAAGTTGCTCTTCAGCAAAGAAAACATCCACGCCGTTCAAAGCTGCGCAAAATTCCTGGGATTTCACAACCTGGAGTTGGCGTGCTTTGATTTCCTAATCCCAAAGTTTTCTGAGGGTAAGCCGCATGAAGTCAAGCAGGCAGTGTGCTGTCAAGGTCGTGACCAGGCCACGAGCGGGGCAAAGTCGCAAACGGACTTCACTCATCTGCTCCCTCGCGGCAGAGATGGCGACTTCTGCTTGGAGACCTGCGGCCCTCAGATGCCCTCCTTACCACTGGAACTATCAGCCAGCGTTGTTTGTCCCATGTTGTCGTTGCCTGATCAGGATGCAGCAGGTCACCCTTCTCAGATGTGTTTGGCCGTTGAAGACGTTTGCAGCCAAAGCCAGGTGAGTCTGACCGACTGCGGGTTGCCGTGTGAGCTCTCAGCAGAGGAGGACTTGGACCCACAAGATCTGATGCAGCCAGGAGTTGAAGACGCTGTGGAAAGACTTGGCATGGACCCAAACTGTGGCCTCGGTTCTTGTCCTCTCGGCTCCGAAGCTTGTGCTCAGTTGTTAGAACAGAGCCAGCCAGACAAAGACGAGGGATTCCCAGGGAGAAGCAGAGAGGAGAGGGAAGTGGCCGAACATCTGGCCAAGGGATTTTGGTCCGACCTGTGCCAGTCTCAGGCTCAGACTCTCCCCCCGTTGGACTCTGTGGACCACAGTAGTCCAGAAAAAGCCTCAGAATTCCATTGGCTCAAACAGCTGGACCTGAGCTCCAATCCAGCAGACTGTCCCTTTCTCAGGGAGCTTGACGCAAGCGAGGACCCAAACTCACGCACCGACACTCTGTCCCAGTCGGAGAAGAGCCCTTGTGTATCCTCGCTCAACTCCGGGGAGGATTCAGACATGGACACGGATGGAGATACGGAAGCTAACAGCAGAAGAGCAGCAGAG ATGCAACTTCCATTCCCAGTGGAGCAGATTTCGGCGCTGAGTCGCAGCGCCTTCCAGCAGCTCCTCAAGCGCCATCACATGAGCCCGGAGCAGCTGGAGTTTGTCCACGACGTCCGCAGGCGCAGCAAAAACCGTGCGGCAGCACAGCGGTGTAGGAAGAGGAAGATGGAAAGCATACACCAGCTGGACGgtgaaatcaaaatatta AAAAGCGAGAAAGAGAAGCTGCTTCAGGAGCGAGCAGAGCTGGAGCAGAACCTGGAGGAAACCCGCCAGAGTCTGTGCAGGTTGTGTAAGAGCGTGGAGCTCACCTCAGACCAGGACCACATGCAGTTCCTGGCCAAGCTCTCCTCTCCCGACTCCTCCCCCCTACCACACGCTGCCTGTAACAACAAGTAA